Proteins encoded within one genomic window of Ranitomeya variabilis isolate aRanVar5 chromosome 4, aRanVar5.hap1, whole genome shotgun sequence:
- the LOC143768999 gene encoding protein kinase C delta type-like — protein sequence MLDADGHIHIIDLGLAQDGVSSSKNISGVTGTFHYMAPEVHRRKRYGAAVDWWSLGIVVSRMAAGRYPFYNGPVKQMAFKSIIYEKPKFPTWLDADVKHLIKKLLRKDPQTRLGVSGNIREHPFFTTIGWEDLEERRVEPPFTPFRPVLENHHLQWPEHTVLHPVAGFTYVSPSWTRWMKRSGL from the exons atgttggatgcagatggccacatccatatcatcgaccttgggcttgcccaagatggcgtctcctcctccaaaaacatctctggagtgacgggcactttccattacatggcccctgaggtgcatcgtagaaaacggtatggcgcagcagtggactggtggagcctggggattgtggtgtccaggatggcagcagggcgatatccattttacaacggccccgtcaagcaaatggctttcaaatccatcatctacgagaagccaaaatttccaacttggcttgatgctgacgtgaaacatctcatcaagaagctgctgcgcaaagaccctcagacacgcctgggtgtgagcgggaacatcagagagcatccattctttaccaccatcggctgggaggatctggaggaaaggagagtagagccaccatttacaccattcaggccagttctggagaaccaccatctgcagtggccggagcacacagtccttcaccctgtggccggatttacgtacgtgtcaccaagctggacccg gtggatgaaaagatctggactgtga